In Cryptococcus neoformans var. grubii H99 chromosome 9, complete sequence, a genomic segment contains:
- a CDS encoding pyruvate dehydrogenase kinase codes for MSKFRISSALWDKIHHFASFPQTGVSLQQMILFGQNPSQGTLLKASQFLSEELPIRLSHRVVELEGLPDGLSKMPSINTVKEWYAQSFDELVSFPRPRLKPELEDILRIPPAPTQPFPSATPNPSLDPLMREGPVGSGFVSERHIGTGGNGIGVGKRLRIPIERRYFSPPPPTIIYPPEVHDYNEKFTQLLQVIKHRHDPTVTTVAQGVLEWKRTQKTSVIGTPIQEFLDRFYMSRIGIRFLIGQHIALNTLPPHPDYVGIICTRANIHDICQEAIDNARYVCEEHYALFKSPNIKLVCPPNLTFPYIPGHLSHICFELLKNSLRAVVERYGVDNDDEYPPIKVVVVEGREDITIKISDEGGGIPRSAIPHIWTYLYTTMSDEGLEDTIQGSDFKAPMAGFGYGLPLSRLYARFFGGDLRLISMDGYGTDVYISLNKLSSSREPLQ; via the exons ATGTCGAAGTTCAGGATCTCTTCCGCGCTATGGGACAAAATCCATCATTTTGCGTCTTTCCCTCAGACGGGGG TTTCTCTTCAACAGATGATTCTTTTCGGTCAAAATCCATCTCAAGGAACGCTCCTCAAAGCTTCACAATTCCTTTCTGAAGAGTTACCCATAAGACTATCTCATAGGGTGGTAGAGCTCGAAGGCCTTCCAGACGGACTGAGTAAGATGCCCAGTATAAATACTGTCAAGGAGTGGTACGCGCAAAGCTTTGAC GAACTGGTGTCTTTTCCAAGACCGAGACTCAAGCCCGAGCTTGAAGACATTTTACGCATCCCGCCAGCTCC TACCCAACCATTCCCCTCTGCTACTCCTAACCCCTCACTGGACCCTCTCATGCGCGAAGGACCAGTAGGATCTGGATTTGTCTCTGAAAGACATATAGGTACGGGGGGCAATGGTATAGGAGTTGGCAAGAGGCTAAGAATACCTATCGAACGGAG ATATTTTTCACCGCCTCCACCGACAATAATTTATCCACCTGAAGTTCACGACTATAACGAGAAATTCACCCAGCTCCTTCAAGTTATCAAACATCGACATGATCCCACTGTGACTACAGTTGCGCAAGGTGTCTTagaatggaaaaggacGCAGAAAACGAGCGTGATTGGGACGCCGATACAGGAGTTTTTGGATAGATTTTACATGAGTAGAATTGGGATTAGGTTCTTAATCGGACAAC ATATTGCGTTAAACACTCTCCCACCTCATCCTGATTATGTTGGTATAATCTGCACAAGAGCA AACATCCATGATATCTGCCAAGAAGCTATCG ATAACGCCCGCTACGTCTGCGAAGAACATTATGCCCTTTTCAAATCTCCGAACATCAAACTCGTCTGCCCACCGAACCTAACATTCCCTTATATTCCAGGTCATCTTTCTCACATTTGTTTTGAGCTCCTCAAAAACTCTCTGCGTGCTGTGGTAGAGCGGTATGGCGTTgacaatgatgatgaataCCCTCCGATCAAGGTGGTTGTAGTGGAAGGCAGGGAAGATATTACGATCAAAATCTCtgatgaaggtggtggGATTCCGAGAAGCGCTATACCGCACATTTGGAC TTACCTGTACACAACGATGAGTGACGAGGGTCTTGAAGATACCATTCAAGGCTCGGACTTTAAAGCCCCCATGGCGGGATTTGG CTATGgccttcccctttctcgTCTC
- a CDS encoding glutathione S-transferase, producing the protein MLRASPLHSIVRTAIVSRTAIRNMSASAVPSSPIPSTRLPESFSPEATTITPKLHLFTAATPNGYKPSILLEELHAAYPDNTEIVYDFTQLRFDHTDQKKPEFLKINPNGRIPALVDENVKGGHNVFESANILLWLVERYDKEYKFWFKDPLEKSQALSWIFFAHGGVGPMQGQANHFFRYAPEKIPYGIKRYQDETARLYSVLESQLAKPDSQGYLVGRKFSVADINVFPWVRSYSWAGVDITPFPNVAKWLERIEARPATYKGLGVPERGKGKRSKEEEEEDAREASKWIMDGQKK; encoded by the exons ATGCTTAGAGcgtctcctcttcattctaTTGTCCGCACAGCAATAGTAAGCCGCACAGCCATTCGCAACATGTCCGCCTCCGCTGTGCCGTcctctcccatcccttccaccCGCCTTCCGGAGTCCTTCTCCCCTGAAGCCACCACCATTACACCCAAGTTACACCTCTTCACAGCCGCTACTCCCAACGGATACAAACCTTCTATTCTTCTTGAAGAACTCCATGCTGCATACCCCGACAACACCGAGATTGTGTATGATTTCACACAGTTGAGGTTCGACCATACCGATCAGAAGAAACCGGAGTTCTTGAAGATCAACCCGAATGGGCGAATTCCGGCGCttgttgatgagaatgtGAAAGGCGGGCACAACGTATTCGAAAGCGCGAATATTCTGTTATGGCTGGTTGAGAGATATGATAAAGAATATAAGTTTTGGTTCAAAGACCCGCTCGAAAAGAGTCAGGCTTTGAGTTGGATCTTTTTTGCCCATGGCG GTGTCGGACCTATGCAAGGTCAAGCCAACCACTTCTT CCGATACGCCCCCGAAAAGATCCCATACGGTATCAAACGCTACCAAGATGAAACAGCCCGTCTCTACTCTGTCCTCGAAAGCCAACTCGCCAAACCGGATAGTCAGGGATACCTCGTCGGCCGTAAGTTCTCTGTGGCCGATATCAATGTTTTCCCTTGGGTCCGATCTTATTCCTGGGCTGGTGTTGATATTACACCTTTCCCGAATGTGGCCAAGTGGCTAGAAAGAATTGAGGCGAGGCCAGCGACATATAAGGGTTTGGGAGTGCCTgagagggggaagggaaagagaagtaaggaggaagaggaggaggatgctcGGGAGGCTTCAAAGTGGATCATGGATGGGCAAAAGAAGTAA
- a CDS encoding lectin, mannose-binding 2, translated as MRRNPTLSLLSLTALTAISGVNAAEPEDSLTSVIERTVPLRTHSLAAPYVDTDLQNRWWDFGGDAIINTNKHVRLTQDKPSQSGWLWARMPLSVSNWQIDVEFKVDGKAHNIFGDGWAFWVTSDRAKQGPVFGSVDWFKGIGVFFDTYANSKHAYTFPRVSAMLGDGKTSYDHDRDNEGNEIGGCSENFRRRGDVPTKARLTYVKGRALQLKLQTKKSDEWKICFETNVDLPESPYIGFSAATGDVSDNHDIVSVNTYSLTLKPEYRASKSSSDSKSKSKSDGKQAAMNANTNGMSGKGRREVKSGGAGWFMFILKVIGVLAFIAFAVAASRTYNEQQKSKRHW; from the exons ATGCGCCGAAATCCAACTCTATCCCTTCTCTCACTCACAGCTCTTACAGCAATCTCAGGCGTGAATGCGGCCGAACCAGAAGATTCTCTGACGTCCGTCATTGAGCGGACTGTCCCCCTTCGCACCCACTCCCTGGCCGCGCCTTATGTCGATACTGATCTACAGAACCGGTGGTGGGATTTCGGTGGCGATGCGATTATT AATACAAACAAACATGTCCGTCTCACCCAAGACAAACCCTCCCAGTCCGGCTGGCTTTGGGCTCGCATGCCTCTCTCCGTATCCAACTGGCAAATCGATGTCGAGTTCAAAGTTGATGGCAAGGCGCATAATATATTTGGAGATGGTTGGGCATTTTGGGTGACTTCTGACAGGGCGAAGCAGGGGCCGGTTTTTGGAAGTGTGGATTGGTTCAAGGGGATCGGGGTTTTCTTTGATAC TTACGCAAACTCGAAACATGCCTACACCTTCCCTCGGGTGAGCGCAATGTTAGGCGATGGCAAGACGTCCTATGACCATGATCGGGATAACGAGGGGAACGAGATTGGGGGCTGCTCAGAAAACTTTAGGAGGAGAGGGGATGTCCCGACAAAAGCAAGGTTGACTTATGTCAAGGGCAGAGCTCTACAG CTTAAATTGCAAACCAAAAAGTCGGACGAGTGGAAAATCTGTTTTGAAACGAACGTGGATCTTCCGGAAAGCCCTTATATCGGGTTCTCAGCTGCTACCGGAGATGTTAGCGACAATCACGA TATCGTCTCGGTAAACACCTACTCCCTTACGCTCAAACCCGAATACCGTGCATCCAAATCTAGCTCTGACTCTAAGTCAAAGTCTAAGTCTGATGGAAAGCAAGCTGCTATGAACGCGAACACCAATGGGATGAGCGGTAAAGGTCGAAGGGAAGTGAAGAGCGGTGGGGCTGGATGGTTCATGTTTATCCTAAAA GTCATTGGCGTGTTGGCATTCATCGCTTTTGCTGTAGCTGCTTCC AGGACGTACAACGAGCAACAGAAGTCGAAGAGACATTGGTAA
- a CDS encoding oxidoreductase, whose amino-acid sequence MLSNQLARSMEIGMQMPRIMYGTAWKKERTAELVCQAVKAGFRGIDTACQPKHYREDLVGQAIKSLISEGVVKREELYIQTKFTSVDGQDPSLTLPYDPSSPIEEQVKQSFETSLKNLGVEYVDAVVLHSPLRNREDTLKAYLTLSRFLSTKQIRHLGISNCYDPLLLKWLIDSVAEYSSKHQEEPEVRVGIVQNRWYEGNGWDWDVYDICQAHGIRYQSFWTLTGSPTLLKQPFLINLAAKYGLTPEQTIYKLCQLWGITPLCGTSSLAHAKEAVSVENATGLMSSTEEVIELWNAMGGRYKEGGH is encoded by the exons ATGCTGTCGAATCAACTTGCAAGATCTATGGAGATTGGGATGCAGATGCCGCGGATAATGTACGGTACTGCTTG gaagaaggagagaacgGCAGAGTTGGTGTGTCAAGCTGTAAAGGCGGGATTCAGAGGAATTGATACGGCCTGTCAACCAAAG CATTATAG GGAAGATTTAGTTGGACAGGCCATTAAAAGCCTGATCAGCGAAGGTGTGGTGAAGCGGGAAGAATTATATATTCAAACCAA GTTCACTAGCGTAGACGGGCAAGACCCTTCTCTGACATTACCGTACGATCCCTCATCTCCTATCGAGGAACAAGTGAAACAATCGTTTGAAACGTCGTTGAAGAACCTTGGAGTGGAATATGTCGACGCGGTTGTGTTGCACTCACCATTAAGGAATCGGGAG GACACACTCAAAGCTTacctcaccctctcccGGTTTCTCTCCACAAAACAAATAAGACATCTTGGAATATCCAATTGTTACGACCCTTTGCTTTTGAAGTGGCTGATCGACAGTGTGGCAGAATATTCTTCAAAGCATCAGGAAGAGCCGGAGGTGAGGGTTGGGATAGTGCAGAATCGATGGTATGAGGGAAATGGGTGGGATTGGGATG TATACGATATCTGCCAAGCGCATGGCATTCGATATCA GTCATTCTGGACCCTAACCGGCTCACCTACATTGCTCAAACAGCCTTTCTTGATCAATCTTGCTGCGAAATATGGGTTGACCCCTGAGCAGACTATTTATAAGCTTTGCCAGCT ATGGGGCATAACTCCTTTATGTGGtacctcctccttggcaCATGCAAAAGAAGCTGTATCGGTGGAGAATGCGACAGGATTAATGTCCTCGACGGAGGAAGTGATAGAGTTGTGGAATGCTATGGGGGGCAGGTACAAAGAGGGCGGCCATTAA
- a CDS encoding small subunit ribosomal protein S0 → MSADKLPKALQATEDDIQLLLAAQCHLGTKNCDKSMENYVWKRRADGIHVINVGKTWEKLVLAARVLATIENPNDVCVISARPYGHRAVLKYGSFTGAQAIAGRFTPGSFTNYITRSFKEPRVIIVTDPRVDHQAIREAAYVNIPVIAFCDTDASTKFVDIAIPTNNKSRHSVGLMWYLLCREVLRLRGTVPRGPTGPSGWDVLPDLFFYRDPEEIEREAAEKAAAAAAQEGADADAAATSAAAGVTAEYDAGNAADAVLAAQPTETALDWSDEPVAGDWAAEPAADAQGAW, encoded by the exons ATGTCCGCCGACAAGCTCCCCAAGGCTCTTCAAGCTACCGAGGACGACATccagctcctcctcgccGCTCAGTGCCACCTCGGTACCAAGAACTGCGACAAGTCTATGGAGAACTACGTCTGGAAGAGGCGTGCCGATG GTATCCACGTTATCAACGTCGGCAAGACCTGGGAGAAGCTCGTCCTTGCTGCCCGTGTCCTCGCTACCATCGAGAACCCCAACGACGTCTGTGTCATCTCTGCTCGACCCTACGGCCACCGTGCCGTCCTCAAGTACGGCTCCTTCACCGGTGCCCAGGCTATCGCTGGCCGATTCACCCCCGGTTCCTTCACTAACTACATCACCCGATCTTTCAAGGAGCCCCGAGTGATCATCGTCACTGACCCCAGGGTTGACCACCAGGCTATCCGAGAGGCTGCCTACGTCAACATCCC TGTCATCGCATTCTGTGACACTGACGCTTCCACCAAGTTCGTCGACATTGCCATCCCCACCAACAACAAGTCTCGTCACTCTGTCGGTCTCATGTGGTACCTCCTCTGTCGAGAAGTCCTCCGTCTCCGAGGCACCGTTCCCCGTGGCCCTACCGGTCCTTCTGGCTGGGACGTCCTCCCtgacctcttcttctaccgTGACCCCGAGGAGATTGAGCGTGAGGCCGCCGAGAAGgctgctgccgccgccgctCAGGAGGGCGCCGACGCTGATGCTGCCGCGACCTCTGCCGCTGCTGGTGTGACCGCCGAGTACGACGCTGGTAACGCTGCCGACGCTGTCCTCGCTGCTCAGCCCACCGAGACTG CTCTTGACTGGTCCGACGAGCCCGTTGCCGGTGACTGGGCTGCTGAGCCCGCTGCCGATGCCCAGGGCGCCTGGTAA
- a CDS encoding cell division control protein translates to MLGEHTSGNLPGDVSNPFITKPSSPKKSRGTSSTSDSTLASLRQGMGRMDISSKGSSIPYTTEVRERKDSKDTRRELDRFVPARPASLSHSSHSSSTLPTLAIDSAGHTPDTSVDHSLSQDQSTLSLQASLGLNSTSRILSFRSAPPLASHATSHLDAQRNYLLQSSASANRGTGSHSGKDTKKRAPPYMPERVLDAPGFEDDYYLNLIDWSCANRVAIGLGDMGYVWDAETGSVSALGSGAEEDTNKVTSVSWSNDGAYLAIGLDTGDIEVWDVEENKKMRTMKGHLARVPVMSWHGHVLTSGCRDGSIYHHDVRVAKHKVMELVGHNAEVCGLAWRSDGQFLASGGNDNVVNCWDGRIGASILNDEGTPRGVAKWTKRNHTAAVKAIAWSPWQSSLLATGGGTADKHIHFWSTSTGARTASLPTSTQVTSLTFSPHSKEILGTHGYPDNTLTLWTYPTLEKIWEVPAHDSRIISSALSPDGTTVCTGAGDENLKFWKVWEVRQAKKERDEGESGRGKTAVRIR, encoded by the exons ATGCTTGGAGAACATACATCTGGCAATCTCCCTGGAGATGT CTCCAACCCATTTATAACCAAACCAAGTTCTCCCAAGAAATCCAGAGGAACTAGCTCCACATCTGACTCCACCCTGGCTTCCCTTCGCCAGGGTATGGGCCGGATGGACATCTCCTCTAAAGGTTCCTCGATTCCTTACACTACCGAAGTCCGAGAGCGAAAAGACTCCAAAGATACTCGCCGAGAACTCGACCGTTTCGTGCCTGCCCGTCCTGCGTCCCTCTCACACAGCTCTCACTCGAGCTCTACTTTACCGACGTTAGCTATCGATAGTGCTGGACATACTCCTGATACCTCGGTCGATCATTCCTTATCACAGGATCAATCGACACTCTCACTCCAAGCATCTCTCGGTCTCAACTCTACCAGCCGAATCCTGTCCTTCCGATCCGCTCCGCCTCTCGCGTCCCACGCTACGTCCCATCTCGATGCCCAGCGAAActaccttcttcaatcaTCTGCCTCGGCCAACCGTGGTACTGGATCCCATTCGGGTAAAGATACCAAAAAGCGAGCACCGCCGTACATGCCGGAGAGGGTGCTTGATGCGCCAGGGTTTGAGGATGATTATTACTTGAATTTGATTGATTGGAGCTGTGCAAATAGAGTGGCGATTGGGTTGGGAGATATGGGCTATGTGTGGGATGCGGAGACGGGGAGCGTGAGTGCGTTGGGAAGTGGTGCTGA AGAGGATACCAATAAAGTTACATCCGTATCATGGTCCAACGACGGTGCATACCTCGCCATTGGTCTTGATACTGGCGATATAGAAGTTTGGGATGTGgaagagaacaagaagatgcGAACGATGAAGGGCCATTTGGCAAGAGTACCGGTCATGAGTTGGCACGGTCATGTTCTTACTTCCGGTTGCAGGGACGGAAGTATCTACCACCATGATGTGAGGGTTGCGAAACACAAGGTTATGGAGCTGGTGGGGCATAACGCGGAAGTGTGTGGTCTTGCGTGGAGAAGCGATGGGCAGTTTCTGGCTAGTGGCGGTAATGACAATGTCGTCAATTGTTGGGA CGGCCGTATCGGCGCTTCGATCCTCAACGACGAAGGAACACCTCGTGGTGTCGCGAAATGGACCAAACGAAACCACACTGCAGCCGTCAAAGCCATTGCTTGGTCGCCCTGGCAatcctctctccttgctACTGGTGGCGGAACTGCTGACAAACACATCCACTTCTGGTCCACTTCCACCGGCGCCCGAACTGCTTCCCTCCCTACCTCCACCCAAGTCACATCACTCACTTTCTCCCCACATTCGAAAGAGATTCTCGGAACGCACGGATATCCTGATAATACCCTTACGCTATGGACTTATCCGACGTTGGAGAAAATTTGGGAGGTGCCAGCACATGACTCGAGGATTATCAGTTCGGCGTTGAGTCCGGACGGGACGACGGTGTGTACAGGTGCGGGAGATGAGAACCTCAAATTCTGGAAAGTGTGGGAGGTGAggcaggcgaagaaggagagggacgAGGGCGAGAGTGGAAGAGGCAAGACAGCAGTCAGGATTCGATAG
- a CDS encoding CMGC/CDK/CRK7 protein kinase — protein sequence MSGRPFKRESWRPTKRPPTFPAAIQQPPVSSANALPARTWGGAPVPTAPKRFERDPSLNVKEEGHSSRWDDRGSNSGKWDQRDDRSRYGNSGNGKRRHSPSRQLDSTRDERFSSARRSYSPSAPDPSPADSSNYPATRRPLPPAQPPASHHRTPARTRRPSPDYGTSGPAAKKRKGGARGRESPDYGVGSKEDAASSYRRSPSPLSSRSRSRTRSRSLSPAPSHHSQSHSYSHSQTPTHTYTPSQSYRKRSPSPATNDRRLSSGRWGKRDRYNNHKYGKYDKDDRNGKSDSRDNGWEKESNRNWRDRDTHRDGHRRDRRAGDRGGRQDKDWRQDKEYEYDRRDRERDRDRERDRDRDSGWEASRRERDYPPTGPRGYTSSASQLRQDYGTAPSPQRLVHPQAPPSPGNFYDRRRDSSDSYGHQNHSYGQRQGRSPMQDREYPSRSNFVTNANANTIVGTFTPRKWGESGRYPYEQSYQPPSTVSRATSVSREYLPSPQHSNAPPAATSDTVPFPVNPPAPVYPSQSMSFAEYIPKAEEPNSVPPPQLESSVQPLPDTAGPTAELQTRTSPVKISFGQPSGGAVKKGWKSISPKKKARVNLFDEDEEEVQGAKGEKGDRKEMAPEGEQATIGEALPHPDTLIHRLTLASTRYTTLLTSLPAPLRAAFDSFSTLPSSPPPPPFDLFLDEYLGKKARDDEVKRVEEVWHAKEEWEREEEMGRRYLEEVGKGGRVEGVNVAPVERGAARVSPAAVVVAPKPEPELAPMPALGPELQAPAPRAEPQPQTQVPIPLPAVPTVYQKLAAVGEGTYGKVYKAISLITHQPVALKRIRMENEKDGFPVTAMREIKLLQMLQHENVLRLVEMVVERGGVYMVLEYMEFDLTGLLAHPEIKFSPANIKSLSHQMLSGLSYLHHQSILHRDMKGSNILVNSRGELKLADFGLARVYAKKRREDYTNRVITLWYRSPELLMGETIYGPEVDMWSAGCIILELYTTKPIFQGSDELNQLEIIYGLLGTPTEAEWPSVKELPWYELVKPKEEIGSRFRTSFAKWLSPAALDLVEGLLFYDPSQRLLADSALQTDYFLMEEPAMEKPTQLEGMGEHHEMSAKAERRRRKIEGGE from the exons ATGTCTGGCCGCCCCTTCAAAAGAGAATCCTGGAGACCCACCAAGCGGCCTCCAACATTCCCGGCGGCCATCCAGCAACCTCCGGTGAGCAGCGCCAACGCTCTCCCAGCAAGAACATGGGGAGGCGCACCGGTACCGACCGCTCCGAAACGATTTGAAAGGGATCCGTCTTTGAatgtgaaagaggagggacATTCATCTAGATGGGATGATAGAGGATCTAACAGTGGCAAGTGGGATCAGCGAGATGATAGGTCGAGATATGGCAACAGTGGTAATGGAAAACGGCGACATTCACCTTCAAGACAACTCGACTCTACGCGAGATGAACGGTTTTCATCCGCTCGGCGTTCATATTCCCCCTCCGCCCCTGATCCTTCCCCTGCGGATTCGTCCAACTACCCTGCTACTCGGCGACCATTACCGCCTGCCCAACCACCTGCCAGTCATCACCGTACGCCAGCTCGTACACGTCGACCGTCACCAGATTACGGTACATCGGGACCTGCGGCCAAAAAACGGAAAGGTGGTgcgagaggaagagagagtcCTGACTATGGAGTTGGATCGAAGGAGGATGC GGCATCGTCGTATCGCCGCTCGCCTAGTCCTTTGTCCAGTCGCTCGCGTTCTCGTACTCGTTCCCGATCTCTCTCACCTGCACCCTCCCATCACTCTCAATCCCATTCTTATTCCCATTCCCAGACACCGACTCACACATACACTCCATCACAATCATATCGGAAAAGATCACCGTCCCCCGCAACGAACGATCGGCGGCTAAGCTCTGGCAGATGGGGTAAACGCGACAGGTACAATAATCACAAATATGGCAAGTATGACAAGGACGATCGAAATGGGAAATCTGACAGCAGGGATAAtggatgggagaaggaaagcaATAGGAACTGGAGAGATAGAGATACTCATCGCGATGGGCATCGCCGGGATCGCCGTGCAGGGGATAGAGGTGGTAGACAAGATAAAGATTGGCGGCAGGATAAAGAATATGAGTATGATCGTAGAGATAGAGAAAGGGATAGGGATCGAGAAAGGGACAGAGATAGAGATAGCGGCTGGGAAGCTTCGCGGCGCGAGCGGGATTATCCTCCAACAGGCCCAAGAGGATATACATCGTCTGCATCGCAATTGCGACAAGATTATGGGACTGCTCCTTCACCTCAACGTCTTGTCCATCCTCAAGCCCCACCATCTCCCGGTAACTTTTATGACCGACGAAGGGATTCATCCGATTCATACGGTCACCAGAACCACAGCTATGGGCAGAGGCAAGGGCGTAGTCCTATGCAGGATAGAGAATACCCATCTCGTTCAAATTTTGTCACGAACGCCAACGCGAATACCATTGTAGGTACTTTTACGCCAAGGAAGTGGGGTGAGAGTGGGAGGTACCCTTACGAGCAATCATATCAACCCCCGTCAACTGTTTCGAGAGCTACTTCTGTCTCGCGGGAAtatctcccttctccccagCACAGCAATGCTCCACCGGCGGCCACCTCTGATACCGTACCATTTCCGGTCAATCCACCTGCACCGGTATATCCTTCCCAATCAATGTCCTTCGCGGAATACATACCTAAGGCTGAAGAACCTAATTCggttcctcctccacagCTTGAATCTTCAGTCCAGCCTTTACCTGATACCGCAGGGCCAACAGCTGAGTTGCAGACCCGGACGTCGCCTGTTAAAATATCTTTTGGTCAGCCAAGTGGTGGGGCGGTAAAAAAGGGGTGGAAATCGATTTctccaaagaagaaggcaagagTCAATCTGttcgatgaagatgaagaagaggtacAAGGGGCGAAGGGGGAAAAGGGCGATAGAAAGGAGATGGCGCCAGAGGGAGAGCAAGCTACCATCGGAGAAGCACTTCCCCATCCCGATACGCTCATTCACCGGCTCACACTCGCCTCAACACGTTATACAACCCTCCTTACTTCCCTCCCTGCCCCTCTTCGCGCAGCATTTGACTCATTCTCCACTctcccctcttccccaccGCCCCCTCCTTTCGATCTTTTCTTGGACGAATATCTAGGGAAGAAAGcgagagatgatgaggtgAAAAGAGTAGAGGAGGTTTGGCATGCGAAAGAGgagtgggagagagaggaagaaatggggagaaggtaCCTGGAGGAGGTTGGGAAAGGTGGAAGAGTAGAAGGGGTTAACGTAGCGCCGGTGGAGCGTGGCGCTGCCAGGGTGTCTCCTGcggctgttgttgttgctccAAAGCCTGAACCTGAACTGGCGCCAATGCCAGCTTTAGGACCTGAACTTCAAGCTCCTGCACCCCGGGCAGAACCTCAACCACAGACGCAAGTCCCAATCCCCTTACCAGCAGTACCCACAGTTTACCAGAAGCTCGCGGCCGTTGGCGAAGGCACGTACGGCAAAGTCTACAAAGCCATTTCCCTTATCACCCATCAACCGGTCGCTCTCAAGCGGATTCGTATGGAGaacgagaaggatgggttCCCTGTTACGGCTATGCGGGAGATCAAGCTGTTACAGATGTTACAGCATGAAAATGTGCTTAGGCTTGTGGAGATGGTTGTGGAGAGAGGTGGGGTTTATATGGTGCTTGAGTACATGGAGTTTGACTTGACTGGCCTTTTGGCGCACCCCGAAATCAAGTTCTCCCCGGCGAATATCAAATCACTCTCGCATCAGATGCTTTCTGGTCTGTCATACCTTCACCACCAATCAATCCTTCATCGTGATATGAAAGGCTCCAATATCCTCGTCAACTCAAGAGGGGAGCTAAAGTTAGCAGACTTTGGGCTGGCAAGGGTTTATGCAAAAAAACGAAGAGAGGACTATACTAATAGGGTTATCACTCTTTGGTATCGAAGTCCAGAGTTGCTGATGGGCGAGACGATATATGGTCCAGAAGTTGATATGTGGTCTGCTGG ATGTATCATTCTCGAGCTGTATACTACGAAACCTATCTTCCAGGGTTCGGATGAACTCAACCAGCTCGAAATCATATACGGCCTCTTGGGTACTCCAACAGAAGCGGAATGGCCATCGGTCAAAGAACTGCCGTGGTATGAGTTGGTAAAGCCTAAAGAGGAAATTGGAAGTAGATTTAGGACAAGTTTTGCAAA GTGGCTTTCTCCAGCTGCTCTGGACCTCGTCGAAGGCCTTTTATTTTACGACCCTTCCCAACGGCTTTTAGCCGATTCTGCTCTACAAACAGATTACTTCCTCATGGAAGAACCTGCGATGGAGAAACCCACCCA GCTCGAAGGGATGGGTGAACACCATGAGATGAGTGCAAAGgctgaaagaagaagacgaaaaatagaaggaggagaatga